A region from the Leptospira ellinghausenii genome encodes:
- a CDS encoding bactofilin family protein, which produces MKDESIDTIISDDITFRGTLSFNQTLKIKGQFKGTITSHGKLIIDETGDVEADVEVGSLVVLGNLKGNVDAKEKVELKKNGKVVGDIKTPGLEVEFGSKIIGNCIM; this is translated from the coding sequence ATGAAAGACGAATCGATAGACACAATTATAAGCGACGACATCACGTTTCGCGGAACCCTTTCCTTCAACCAAACATTAAAAATCAAAGGCCAATTCAAAGGAACCATTACTTCCCATGGTAAACTCATCATCGATGAAACTGGTGATGTAGAAGCAGATGTGGAAGTTGGAAGTTTAGTGGTTCTTGGCAATCTGAAAGGAAATGTCGATGCGAAAGAGAAAGTGGAATTAAAAAAGAATGGAAAGGTTGTCGGTGATATCAAAACACCGGGTCTTGAAGTGGAATTTGGTTCCAAAATTATTGGCAATTGCATCATGTAA
- a CDS encoding efflux RND transporter permease subunit, producing MLEKIIQFSIHKRATVLVITAVLTLVGFYNALNLSIDAIPDVTNVQVSAVTSVPGLSPLEVEQFITYPIELEFNGMPKVTEIRSISRTGVSSVTVIFEDGTDIYFARQLVNERLKQAENFIPKSYGRPELSPIATGLGDIYEFALVSESHTPEELRTVMEWEVARQLRSVKGIIDVNVVGGDAKQFQIKIDPKRLLSHNLTLSHITEALEGANVNLGGGYIQKGEEQFVIRGESQFKSIDDISRLSVRTSKDGIPLTLGQIARVETGPALRFGLSTMNGKREVVGGTAMMLLGSNSLQVVGRVKEKMKEIESRLPQGMKIQVYYDRSEFIGRTLSTVFTNLVEAAIIVLVCLILTLGTVKGAFAVALAIPVSMMIATILMNAFGIVGNLMSLGALDFGLLVDGSIVMLESTLHGFLIRKSFLLSKTSAQDMEDGMEDVIMESCIKVVRASAFSVGIILLVYLPLMTLEGVEGRMFRPMAITVAFALGAALLYSITTFPALMSYIYKKPILHESAFWEKFQNKYADILTYGMKFKRQFTYAGIGVVVISFMLASTLGSEFLPRIDEGEIAIDIKRLPSTAINHSRDLNLEMEKVILKFPETVSVVSRQGRGESAAEPIGSEEGEMMVKLKPRKEWVTAKDREELMEKMKNSINQNVPSSYISLSQPIENRVNALLSGSKADIVIKIYGDDLKTLKSIADNYASKIKKIQGAADLRVQKLLGLPLLEIKMNRGNMARYGVRAEEVLTTIETLRVGFNAGKVYEGYKRFDLIVRLDADVTDIGVIENVPVMTELGGTVPLGQVTDIQMTEGPAALYHEGLKRRILVEVNVRGRDMIGFVNDVQAATESIETGLPQGYYVDWGGQFENFTRAKNRLAIVIPIAGAIIFGMLFIAFGSVYYALGVFILVPLSLSGGILSLVMRGLPFSIPAGVGFIAAAGISVLNGVVYASALKDQLKITRDPSIAVVEAAVYTLRAVATTELVAIIGFLPMAIASSAGAEVQRPLATVVMGGVLVATILSRFLLPIAFEFLVKLAQRQELRQMERERKMNEYFVEEMKKYKASDSFHSTDHSHGIHLEKEVQEDDEDTKQSKQNQKTKRKRT from the coding sequence ATGTTAGAAAAAATCATTCAGTTTTCCATCCACAAAAGAGCAACGGTTCTTGTGATCACCGCTGTCCTTACCCTTGTGGGTTTTTACAATGCACTCAATTTATCCATTGATGCGATTCCAGATGTGACAAACGTCCAAGTTTCAGCCGTTACTTCTGTGCCGGGTTTATCTCCCCTAGAGGTAGAACAATTCATCACGTATCCCATTGAACTTGAGTTTAACGGGATGCCAAAAGTCACAGAAATTCGATCCATTTCCAGAACGGGTGTGAGTTCGGTGACTGTTATCTTTGAGGATGGAACCGACATCTATTTTGCAAGGCAACTTGTGAATGAACGTCTGAAACAAGCCGAGAATTTTATTCCGAAATCCTATGGGAGACCAGAACTTTCCCCTATCGCTACAGGTCTTGGTGATATTTATGAATTTGCTTTAGTCTCAGAAAGTCATACTCCAGAAGAACTTCGAACGGTAATGGAGTGGGAAGTGGCTAGGCAACTACGTTCTGTCAAAGGGATCATAGATGTGAACGTTGTAGGAGGCGATGCCAAACAATTCCAAATCAAAATTGACCCCAAACGACTGTTATCTCATAATCTCACACTCTCCCATATCACAGAAGCTTTGGAAGGAGCCAATGTAAACTTAGGTGGAGGATACATCCAAAAAGGTGAGGAACAATTTGTCATCAGAGGAGAAAGCCAATTTAAATCCATCGATGATATTTCGCGTTTATCAGTTCGAACTTCAAAAGATGGAATCCCACTTACACTTGGTCAAATTGCTCGAGTGGAAACAGGACCTGCTCTTCGGTTTGGCCTCAGTACCATGAATGGCAAACGAGAAGTGGTAGGTGGGACTGCGATGATGTTACTTGGTAGTAACTCATTACAAGTTGTAGGCCGAGTGAAGGAAAAAATGAAGGAAATTGAATCAAGACTCCCACAAGGGATGAAGATCCAAGTGTATTATGACCGGTCTGAATTCATTGGTCGAACTCTCTCCACAGTGTTTACCAATTTAGTAGAAGCTGCCATCATCGTTTTAGTCTGTTTGATCCTAACACTTGGCACCGTCAAAGGTGCGTTTGCTGTGGCTCTTGCAATACCTGTTTCCATGATGATCGCCACCATTCTGATGAATGCCTTTGGGATTGTGGGGAACTTGATGTCACTCGGAGCACTTGATTTTGGACTCCTTGTGGATGGTTCCATTGTGATGTTAGAGTCCACTCTCCATGGATTTCTGATTCGAAAAAGTTTCCTTCTCTCCAAAACCTCAGCCCAGGACATGGAAGATGGAATGGAAGATGTGATCATGGAATCCTGCATCAAGGTAGTACGTGCTTCCGCATTTAGTGTGGGAATTATTTTACTCGTGTATTTACCACTGATGACACTGGAAGGTGTGGAAGGGCGGATGTTTCGTCCGATGGCAATTACCGTAGCGTTTGCGTTAGGTGCAGCGCTCCTTTATTCCATCACTACATTTCCAGCCCTCATGTCTTATATTTATAAAAAGCCCATTTTACATGAGTCCGCTTTTTGGGAAAAATTCCAAAACAAATATGCGGATATTTTAACCTATGGGATGAAATTCAAACGCCAGTTTACTTATGCCGGGATTGGAGTTGTTGTTATATCCTTTATGCTCGCCTCTACTTTAGGTTCCGAGTTTTTACCAAGGATTGATGAAGGTGAAATCGCTATCGATATCAAACGACTTCCTTCCACAGCAATCAATCATTCCAGGGATTTGAATTTGGAAATGGAAAAGGTGATCTTAAAGTTTCCAGAAACAGTGAGTGTTGTGTCGAGACAAGGCCGTGGTGAATCCGCAGCAGAACCGATTGGTTCGGAAGAAGGTGAGATGATGGTGAAGTTAAAACCCAGGAAGGAATGGGTCACCGCCAAAGACAGAGAAGAACTGATGGAGAAAATGAAAAACTCGATCAATCAAAATGTTCCGTCTTCTTACATCAGTTTGTCGCAACCGATCGAAAACCGTGTGAACGCATTGTTGTCTGGATCAAAGGCCGATATCGTGATTAAAATCTACGGTGATGATTTAAAAACATTAAAATCAATCGCAGATAATTATGCATCCAAAATCAAAAAGATACAAGGTGCCGCAGACTTACGAGTTCAAAAATTACTCGGTCTACCTCTGCTCGAGATCAAAATGAATCGTGGGAATATGGCACGTTATGGGGTAAGGGCGGAGGAAGTCCTAACAACCATCGAAACCCTACGTGTTGGGTTTAATGCGGGTAAGGTATATGAAGGATACAAACGATTTGATTTGATCGTTCGCCTTGATGCTGACGTAACCGATATTGGGGTCATTGAAAATGTTCCCGTTATGACTGAGTTAGGTGGCACGGTTCCATTGGGACAGGTTACAGATATCCAGATGACAGAAGGTCCTGCAGCATTGTATCATGAAGGTCTGAAACGAAGAATCCTTGTAGAGGTGAATGTTCGCGGACGAGATATGATTGGTTTTGTGAATGATGTACAAGCGGCAACAGAATCCATTGAAACAGGTTTACCTCAGGGGTATTATGTGGATTGGGGCGGACAATTTGAGAACTTCACTCGCGCAAAAAACAGGTTGGCGATTGTGATTCCCATTGCAGGTGCCATCATCTTTGGAATGTTATTCATTGCATTTGGAAGTGTTTATTATGCCTTAGGTGTATTTATTCTAGTTCCTTTGTCATTGTCAGGTGGGATTTTATCTCTTGTGATGAGAGGGCTTCCTTTCTCGATCCCTGCAGGGGTTGGATTTATTGCCGCAGCTGGTATATCAGTGTTAAACGGGGTTGTGTATGCATCTGCCTTAAAAGACCAATTAAAAATCACAAGAGATCCATCTATTGCCGTGGTTGAAGCTGCTGTTTATACTCTCAGGGCTGTTGCCACAACAGAACTTGTGGCCATCATTGGATTTTTACCAATGGCTATTGCTTCCAGTGCGGGAGCAGAAGTGCAAAGGCCACTCGCCACGGTGGTAATGGGTGGAGTACTTGTTGCGACTATATTGTCTCGATTTTTATTACCGATTGCATTTGAGTTTTTAGTCAAACTAGCACAAAGACAAGAACTTAGACAAATGGAACGAGAAAGAAAGATGAATGAATATTTTGTAGAAGAAATGAAAAAATACAAAGCATCCGATTCATTCCATTCTACTGATCATTCCCATGGAATTCATTTAGAAAAAGAAGTCCAAGAAGATGATGAAGATACAAAACAATCAAAACAAAATCAAAAAACAAAACGAAAGAGGACATAA